In one window of Drosophila innubila isolate TH190305 chromosome 2L unlocalized genomic scaffold, UK_Dinn_1.0 4_B_2L, whole genome shotgun sequence DNA:
- the LOC117779760 gene encoding 60S ribosomal protein L24, which translates to MKIGLCAFSGYKIYPGHGKTMVKIDGKTFTFLDKKCERSYLMKRNPRKVTWTVLYRRKHRKGIEEEASKKRTRRTQKFQRAIVGASLAEIMAKRNMKPEVRKAQRDQAIKVAKEQKRAVKAAKKAAAPAPAKKTTSKQKATKVTQKSAPRVGGKR; encoded by the exons ATGAA AATCGGTTTGTGTGCATTCAGTGGGTATAAAATTTACCCCGGCCATGGCAAGACCATGGTCAAAATTGATGGCAAG ACCTTCACCTTCCTGGACAAGAAGTGCGAGCGCTCATATCTGATGAAGCGCAATCCGCGTAAGGTGACCTGGACCGTGCTGTACCGCCGTAAGCACCGCAAGGGTATCGAGGAGGAGGCCTCCAAGAAGCGCACCCGGCGTACACAGAAATTCCAGCGTGCTATCGTTGGCGCCTCCCTGGCTGAGATCATGGCCAAGCGTAACATGAAGCCAGAGGTACGCAAGGCACAGCGCGACCAGGCCATCAAGGTGGCCAAGGAACAGAAGCGCGCCGTGAAGGCAGCCAAGAAGGCCGCCGCTCCCGCTCCAGCCAAGAAGACCACCTCCAAGCAGAAGGCCACAAAGGTGACACAAAAGTCGGCTCCTCGCGTCGGTGGCAAGcggtaa
- the LOC117779759 gene encoding LOW QUALITY PROTEIN: general transcription factor 3C polypeptide 1 (The sequence of the model RefSeq protein was modified relative to this genomic sequence to represent the inferred CDS: inserted 1 base in 1 codon) — MFTTSAGGSWISAIFDEIALEGLDGVTLPWLWILLERRLQCGSPLPEKLQQQVWTLLLRSPDKVEFFELQAERPLLPFYDRSKDLDSDVGLPLVPKTCPFLRLPYTPIQEGHIMGNCADFKTRKAIHVNRLHKMTAVEAIAHWNQRMVIVASQEQRLTALKPPNVLVPFSLTLQQYIFLECVGRSRFNGEQTAGTWSLINYFKDSSLIFYTKNKLMMQGMVSAQSYIERLNNRSVCSVLVMLPRFFHLYKSHPQRVMEKLYMEIQLRPSHQIPVSEIPDHLEELTPSQIKKLTQSHGFRKFYETTQVRLPVEEPGKDSTKMRTVTVLRLRNPQLKFDELTQLDAVNEGKEEKTSPEFLTQNHAYLDMPLELECLRAITRFGSRGMSTVELAQYVAVNTITARGCLKYLRRENLVNEFTENVGKTRIIRYVAGIQAAADVNLKQELLEKTVQELQCQEKPTMPKNMDIVMSDLPEITATIQEMTFKQKDKKTDKETQRLVERKKLVVQQIDQKCVMHSYELQKGISQVEHDVGNQETICRKSLYRILQRMQSAGIVNVYEVTLQYNQRLRLYRLVTHPKIDVEHEQLKREVLRLKSNFHINDEERLTRTSQVNNMKKRKELLAAKKQQQIGKSKPMVPKLLLACILHEFFFYVVCEQERDQKPLPMCPELLQHWQCAEPSLMTRQYLDEWQTDESHILPYTGEISWRTFIPPLPVYENKPGGWFYFMDAMERMPLSLMMRIFRIERDFVEQLRSHLQHPVRQHYLLRQLKKHNLIPRLRQQQLFLATLRLLNNMGLIQVSESQLGRDELQRWVYLNRRSCLLDTTTSSGHNYNRISDERTYEELQFEFNTREQVSDYWAKLQHLCIYTKLGFLKHRERRAGPKNKMRLPLLTFVRTVDFEEALELDDASVPGDRKGAAGLSSLLFAHQFRHWSWVKRTATAASKVSALSISGKASATLPVRKHISLKRLKPIPKMHLRKALGTSSMAEARRRKNGPRDDVDRDALRNMRTLRVTWTAAEDRLLKMGRAVYLFIDAPLLTLPLCNVGSICXDVIRQYLGICNKTTQACVRRLQFLLRKKRDQPDVPNWIYTMQTQPEINTIYNERFLAELKREYPLRSEQSEALLIHFVILLGKLHRMINSADTIRRQFILPDTMEDYQRQFRECIPLNSDVEQDLYPNPSCETELQVIVALGVLHSILCCAKDKTLFNLQAFEIYKHFSEDVLNAAFNKARANSLVVAVKRRNIQPVSRQVSGPAHTLSSKYKCRLIFQKLGYILYDTYHSFEQRVHQQNAIDSLQLASPNFAQLLLLGEWMAKNRINLNLQLPSNILTVDTSSMSRPCGSSTDRILDHYSSIFDNAPQTEYAKRLESECSARQAARVRFRPANLTYRLQCSVYNELSKLPLRAMHFFCALDALGQSVNISCARLEQGECPFGCIMRSGNYLNAVERITYEHRAFLKLLVADALPQTQLQLQLENSTAGSTTLTMSTSNLLTVIQQLEAYWRQQQHQEECKDLGKALAERTLHNLTDWRTLCTGLLDFEAGKQDEEHTQDYEPSLNKEERARAQDVLVVHLPTIHLKIKSEQSKEELQTKYAQLRKAGLDKVTNYSYWRYTENTFETLLPTLKAKDYDASAIQHMEEILGYVEQRPLGVMGTELRRIFPFGKFLLDALHELEAHDLMKRVGVASHMYVHKKHMRHWVVHTFHIKRLERERVQELVAASPATPQGVLGRKRKAALDKSEQPCTSKQAKLELEQPRGSEDSDSNDSIVFRRSRRVEINANKPKAQGAKPTLASVEEVIVMRPQPWIRVNGSLNRRVLDRWLGVVLSECIARAGCTVHSLFLRFPHLQPVDLMLLLELLGDLDCIHLMEMEVPAVHVENTYDMELKEQLVTELYDPIYTYVKVHCDAISGLTNFIGTKQYSSEFI; from the exons ATGTTTACAACATCAGCGGGTGGCTCCTGGATCAGTGCTATATTCGATGAGATAGCGTTAGAAGGCTTGGATGGCGTCACCTTACCAT GGCTTTGGATCCTGCTGGAGAGGCGCTTACAATGCGGATCGCCGCTTCCTGAGAAGCTACAGCAACAGGTGTGGACGCTGCTGTTGCGTTCGCCGGACAAAGTTGAGTTCTTTGAGCTGCAGGCGGAACGTCCTCTATTGCCGTTTTATGATCGCAGCAAAGACCTGGACTCGGATGTGGGTCTGCCCCTGGTGCCAAAGACATGTCCCTTTCTGCGTTTGCCGTATACTCCAATTCAGGAAGGTCACATCATGGGTAACTGCGCCGATTTCAAGACACGAAAAGCCATTCATGTAAACAGATTACACAAAATGACGGCAGTAGAAGCCATTGCACACTGGAATCAAAGAATGGTCATAGTGGCCAGCCAGGAGCAGCGTTTGACGGCACTTAAGCCTCCCAATGTCTTAGTACCATTTTCTTTGACCCTTCAGCAATACATTTTCTTGGAGTGCGTTGGACGTTCACGATTTAATGGCGAACAAACAGCGGGTACTTGGTCTCTAATCAACTATTTCAAGGACTCCAGCCTTATATTCTACACAAA GAACAAATTAATGATGCAGGGCATGGTCAGTGCCCAATCCTATATAGAGCGTTTAAACAACAGAAGCGTTTGCTCGGTGCTGGTGATGCTGCCACGCTTCTTTCATCTATACAAAAGTCATCCGCAGCGAGTGATGGAGAAGTTGTATATGGAAATTCAGTTGCGTCCGAGTCATCAAATTCCTGTCTCCGAAATACCAGATCATCTGGAGGAACTTACTCCCTCGCAGATAAAGAAGCTGACGCAGTCCCATGGATTTCGCAAATTCTATGAGACAACACAAGTACGTCTACCCGTCGAAGAACCTGGTAAAGATTCAACAAAAATGCGCACTGTGACTGTGCTACGCTTGCGCAATCCTCAACTGAAGTTCGATGAACTTACTCAATTAGACGCGGTCAACGAGGGCAAAGAGGAAAAGACATCTCCCGAGTTCCTTACCCAAAACCATGCCTATTTGGATATGCCCCTGGAACTTGAATGCCTGCGTGCCATTACGCGCTTCGGATCGCGTGGAATGAGCACAGTCGAATTGGCCCAGTACGTGGCCGTCAATACAATTACCGCGCGAGGTTGCCTTAAGTATTTGAGGCGTGAAAATCTGGTCAATGAATTTACCGAAAATGTGGGCAAGACTCGGATTATACGTTATGTGGCCGGTATACAGGCCGCTGCTGATGTGAATCTCAAGCAGGAGCTACTAGAGAAGACGGTGCAGGAGCTGCAGTGCCAGGAGAAGCCC ACTATGCCGAAAAATATGGACATTGTGATGAGTGACCTGCCCGAAATAACTGCCACTATTCAAGAGATGACATTCAAACAGAAGGACAAAAAAACGGACAAAGAAACGCAACGATTGGTGGAACGGAAAAAGTTGGTTGTACAGCAAATTGATCAGAAATGCGTTATGCATTCCTACGAACTGCAGAAGGGCATAAGTCAGGTGGAGCACGATGTTGGCAACCAGGAGACCATTTGCCGCAAGTCGTTGTACCGCATACTGCAGAGGATGCAATCGGCGGGCATAGTGAATGTGTATGAGGTGACGCTGCAATATAATCAACGATTGCGTCTCTATCGACTCGTCACGCATCCAAAGATCGACGTGGAGCACGAGCAGTTGAAACGCGAGGTGTTGCGTCTCAAGAGTAATTTCCATATAAATGATGAGGAACGATTGACGCGTACCAGCCAGGTGAACAACATGAAGAAGCGCAAGGAGCTCTTGGCGgctaaaaaacaacaacagattgGCAAATCCAAGCCAATGGTGCCTAAGCTGCTGTTGGCCTGCATCCTGCACGAGTTTTTCTTCTACGTGGTGTGCGAGCAGGAGCGAGACCAAAAGCCGCTGCCAATGTGTCCGGAGCTACTGCAGCATTGGCAATGTGCGGAGCCATCACTGATGACGCGACAGTATCTGGATGAATGGCAGACCGACGAGTCTCATATTTTGCCGTATACGGGTGAGATTAGCTGGCGCACATTTATACCACCGTTGCCGGTCTACGAAAATAAACCCGGTGGATGGTTCTACTTTATGGATGCAATGGAACGCATGCCCCTTTCCTTAATGATGCGCATTTTTCGCATTGAACGCGACTTTGTGGAACAGCTGCGTTCACATCTGCAGCATCCAGTGCGTCAGCATTACCTACTGCGTCAGCTTAAAAAGCACAATCTGATACCACGCttgcggcagcaacaactctTCCTGGCTACATTGCGTCTGCTGAACAACATGGGTCTGATTCAGGTCAGCGAGAGCCAGTTGGGACGCGACGAATTGCAGCGTTGGGTGTACCTCAATCGGCGCAGCTGCCTGCTGGACACAACCACTAGCAGTGGCCACAACTACAATCGCATCAGCGACGAGCGCACCTATGAGGAGCTCCAATTTGAATTCAACACTCGCGAACAGGTCTCTGATTATTGGGCCAAACTGCAGCACTTGTGCATCTATACAAAACTCGGATTCCTCAAGCACAGAGAACGTAGGGCTggccccaaaaataaaatgcgtcTTCCTCTGTTAACCTTTGTGCGGACTGTCGATTTTGAGGAAGCTTTGGAACTAGACGATGCCAGTGTGCCGGGTGATCGTAAGGGTGCCGCTGGACTGAGCTCTCTTCTATTTGCCCATCAGTTTCGTCATTGGTCCTGGGTAAAGCGAACGGCAACTGCCGCCAGCAAAGTGTCAGCTTTGTCCATCTCTGGAAAGGCGTCGGCTACGTTGCCCGTTCGCAAACACATCAGCCTGAAGCGACTGAAACCGATTCCCAAGATGCACCTGCGAAAGGCACTCGGCACCAGTTCCATGGCGGAAGCACGAAGACGCAAGAACGGACCCAGAGATGACGTTGATCGCGATGCTCTGCGGAACATGCGCACACTGCGCGTCACCTGGACAGCGGCCGAGGATCGACTATTAAAAATGGGACGCGCTGTCTATTTGTTCATTGATGCACCATTGCTTACACTGCCGCTTTGCAATGTGGGCAGCATTT CGGATGTGATACGCCAGTATTTGGGTATCTGTAATAAAACGACACAGGCTTGTGTCCGTCGGCTGCAGTTTCTCCTACGGAAGAAACGTGACCAGCCCGATGTGCCCAATTGGATTTATACGATGCAAACGCAACCAGAGATTAATACCATTTACAATGAACGATTCCTGGCCGAGCTAAAGCGGGAATACCCTTTGCGCAGCGAACAGAGCGAAGCGCTTCTAATTCACTTTGTTATCCTATTGGGAAAGCTTCATCGTATGATCAACAGTGCT GACACCATACGCCGTCAGTTTATCTTGCCCGATACTATGGAGGATTATCAGCGGCAGTTTAGGGAGTGCATACCACTAAATTCCGATGTGGAGCAGGATCTCTATCCAAATCCGAGCTGTGAAACCGAACTCCAGGTGATCGTTGCCCTTGGTGTGTTGCATAGTATTCTATGTTGTGCCAAGGACAAGACACTTTTCAATCTCCAAGCCTTTGAGATCTACAAGCACTTCTCCGAGGATGTACTCAATGCGGCCTTCAATAAGGCGCGTGCGAATTCGCTCGTGGTAGCTGTCAAGCGTCGGAACATTCAACCAGTCAGTCGACAGGTTTCGGGGCCGGCACATACCCTCAGCTCCAAGTACAAGTGTCGTCTGATCTTCCAGAAGCTTGGATATATCCTCTACGATACGTACCATTCCTTTGAGCAGCGTGTCCATCAACAGAATGCGATTGACTCCCTTCAACTGGCTTCTCCCAACTTTGCCCAATTGCTGCTCTTAGGCGAGTGGATGGCAAAGAACCGAATAAATCTGAACCTGCAGTTGCCCAGCAATATACTCACCGTGGACACGTCGAGCATGTCGCGACCGTGTGGCTCCTCCACAGATCGCATACTCGATCATTACAGTAGCATCTTTGACAATGCCCCGCAAACAGAGTACGCCAAGCGGCTTGAGAGCGAGTGCAGTGCTCGTCAGGCGGCTCGGGTTCGCTTCCGTCCGGCGAATCTCACCTACCGGCTGCAGTGCAGCGTCTACAATGAATTGTCTAAGCTGCCGCTGCGCGCTATGCATTTCTTTTGTGCTTTGGACGCACTTGGTCAGTCGGTGAACATTAGCTGTGCACGCCTGGAGCAGGGTGAATGCCCATTTGGCTGCATTATGCGCAGCGGCAACTATTTGAATGCCGTGGAGCGCATTACTTACGAGCATCGTGCCTTCCTAAAGCTACTGGTTGCCGATGCTTTACCACAAACACAGCTGCAACTTCAGCTGGAAAACTCAACGGCGGGAAGCACAACGCTCACTATGTCGACATCCAATCTGCTAACAGTGATCCAACAACTGGAGGCTTACTGGCGTCAGCAACAGCACCAGGAGGAGTGCAAGGATCTGGGTAAAGCATTAGCCGAACGAACACTCCATAATCTCACTGACTGGCGTACTTTGTGCACTGGACTGCTCGACTTTGAGGCAGGCAAACAGGACGAGGAGCATACGCAGGATTACGAGCCATCGCTTAACAAGGAGGAGCGTGCCAGAGCCCAGGATGTCCTTGTTGTACATCTGCCTACAATTCACTTGAAGATTAAATCCGAGCAGTCGAAGGAAGAGCTGCAGACTAAGTACGCCCAACTACGCAAGGCAGGGCTGGATAAAGTGACCAA ctaTTCCTACTGGCGTTATACGGAGAACACGTTTGAAACGCTGTTGCCGACTCTGAAAGCGAAGGATTATGATGCCAGTGCCATTCAGCATATGGAAGAGATTCTGGGATACGTTGAGCAACGGCCGCTGGGAGTGATGGGTACGGAACTGCGACGAATTTTTCCGTTTGGCAAGTTCCTGTTGGATGCGCTGCATGAACTGGAGGCGCACGATCTCATGAAGcgcgtgggcgtggccagtcacatgtatgtacataagaaGCACATGCGTCACTGGGTGGTGCACACTTTTCACATCAAGCGATTGGAGAGAGAGCGAGTCCAAGAGCTGGTTGCTGCCTCGCCGGCAACGCCTCAAGGAGTGCTCGGCAGAAAGCGGAAGGCGGCACTGGACAAATCGGAGCAGCCTTGCACCAGTAAACAGGCAAAACTGGAATTGGAGCAGCCAAGGGGCAGTGAGGACTCCGATAGCAATGACTCAATAGTCTTTCGTCGCTCTAGGCGTGTTGAGATTAATGCAAACAAACCGAAAGCTCAGGGTGCCAAGCCAACCCTTGCCAGCGTAGAGGAAGTGATTGTAATGCGACCTCAGCCCTGGATACGTGTAAATGGCTCCCTTAATCGGCGCGTCCTCGATCGCTGGCTGGGCGTCGTACTGAGTGAGTGCATCGCACGAGCAGGCTGTACGGTGCACAGTCTGTTCCTGCGCTTTCCCCATCTGCAGCCAGTGGACttaatgctgctgctggagcTGTTGGGCGATCTGGATTGCATACATCTTATGGAAATGGAGGTACCGGCAGTGCATGTGGAGAACACATACGATATGGAATTGAAGGAGCAACTTGTCACAGAGCTGTACGATCCCATCTACACCTATGTTAAGGTCCACTGTGATGCCATTAgcggtctgaccaactttataGGTACTAAACAGTATAGCTCCGAGTTTATCTAA